A single Besnoitia besnoiti strain Bb-Ger1 chromosome Unknown contig00050, whole genome shotgun sequence DNA region contains:
- a CDS encoding uncharacterized protein (encoded by transcript BESB_064080), whose amino-acid sequence MTIMLSALSIVVSSVYLKNQHLYTSCTNIMTFTLVVAFLMLVCTEYLGLSLLY is encoded by the coding sequence atgaccatcatgttaagtgcattaagtatagtggtatccagcgtatatttgaaaaaccaacatttgtatacaagctgtacgaatatcatgacattcactttggtagtcgccttcttaatgttagtctgtacggaatacttaggactatctcttttatattaa